Proteins encoded in a region of the Gammaproteobacteria bacterium genome:
- a CDS encoding UDP-glucose/GDP-mannose dehydrogenase family protein, whose protein sequence is MNVVMIGSGYVGLVSGACFAEFGADVTCVDVDAGKIERLQRGEVPIYEPGLDALMARNVTAGRLRFTTELSPAVGEADLVFVAVGTPTRRGDGHADLSYVYAAARDVAKHLQGYTVIVDKSTVPVGTARQVARIIREERPDADFDVASNPEFLREGAAIGDFMRPDRVVIGVESPRAEALLRELYRPLNLIETPILATGLESAELIKYASNAFLATKISFINEISTLCEAVGADVHAVARGMGLDGRIGRKFLHPGPGYGGSCFPKDTLALVRIAQEHGVSSRIVEAVVEVNAAQKARMLKKIRAALGGNEAGKTIAVLGLTFKPETDDMRDAPALAILPTLLEKGAVVRAHDPQGVEEAKRVLPPGIEYCADIYETMTGADAVVLLTEWNAYRGLDLARVKALMRGDVFVDLRNVYEPRRMREAGFRYDSVGRPERG, encoded by the coding sequence ATGAACGTCGTGATGATTGGCTCGGGCTACGTCGGTCTCGTCTCCGGGGCCTGCTTCGCCGAATTCGGGGCGGACGTCACCTGCGTCGACGTGGACGCGGGCAAGATCGAGCGTCTGCAGCGGGGCGAGGTGCCCATCTACGAGCCGGGCCTGGACGCCCTGATGGCCCGCAACGTGACGGCGGGCCGGCTGCGCTTCACCACCGAGCTCTCGCCCGCGGTCGGCGAGGCGGACCTGGTGTTCGTCGCGGTCGGCACCCCCACCCGCCGGGGCGACGGCCACGCCGACCTCTCCTACGTCTACGCCGCGGCCCGCGACGTGGCGAAGCACCTGCAGGGCTACACGGTCATCGTCGACAAGTCCACGGTGCCGGTCGGGACCGCCCGCCAGGTCGCCCGGATCATCCGCGAGGAGCGCCCGGACGCCGACTTCGACGTGGCCTCCAACCCGGAATTCCTGCGCGAGGGCGCGGCCATCGGCGACTTCATGCGCCCCGACCGCGTCGTCATCGGGGTCGAGAGCCCCCGGGCCGAGGCCCTGCTGCGCGAGCTCTACCGCCCGCTGAACCTGATCGAGACCCCGATCCTGGCGACCGGCCTCGAGAGCGCCGAGCTCATCAAGTACGCGTCGAACGCCTTCCTCGCCACCAAGATCAGCTTCATCAACGAGATCTCGACCCTGTGCGAGGCGGTGGGCGCCGACGTCCACGCGGTCGCCCGCGGGATGGGGCTCGACGGGCGCATCGGGCGTAAGTTCCTGCACCCAGGCCCGGGCTACGGCGGCTCCTGCTTCCCCAAGGACACCCTCGCCCTGGTGCGGATCGCCCAGGAGCACGGGGTCTCCAGCCGCATCGTGGAGGCCGTGGTCGAGGTCAACGCCGCCCAGAAGGCGCGGATGCTGAAGAAGATCCGCGCGGCCCTCGGCGGCAACGAGGCGGGCAAGACCATCGCCGTCCTGGGGCTGACCTTCAAGCCCGAGACCGACGACATGCGCGACGCTCCGGCGCTCGCCATCCTGCCGACCCTGCTGGAGAAGGGGGCCGTCGTGCGCGCCCACGACCCCCAGGGGGTGGAGGAGGCGAAGAGGGTCCTGCCGCCCGGGATCGAGTACTGCGCCGATATTTACGAGACCATGACCGGAGCCGACGCCGTGGTCCTGCTCACCGAGTGGAACGCCTACCGCGGCCTCGACCTGGCGCGGGTCAAGGCCCTGATGCGGGGCGACGTCTTCGTCGACCTGCGCAACGTCTACGAGCCGCGCCGGATGCGGGAGGCGGGCTTCCGCTACGACTCGGTGGGGAGGCCGGAGCGGGGCTGA